In a genomic window of Punica granatum isolate Tunisia-2019 chromosome 6, ASM765513v2, whole genome shotgun sequence:
- the LOC116210180 gene encoding probable phospholipid-transporting ATPase 4 codes for MARGRIRAKFRRSNLYTFACLRPTAAESEGPQSLQGPGFSRIVHCNEPVLHKKKPLKYCSNSISTTRYNVITFLPKAFFEQFRRVANIYFLVAAICSLFSFSPFSPLSMIAPLVFVLGVSMTKEAIEDWHRFIQDMKVNTRKVMVHKGGGVFRNKQWRNLQVGDVLKVEKDKFFPADLLLLSSSYEDGLCYVETMNLDGETNLKVKRSLEVTLGLDSDESFKDFKGMIRCEDPNPSLYTFIGNFDYEREVYPLDPTQILLRDSKLRNTAFIYGVVIFTGHDSKVMQNSTKSPSKRSRIERKMDRIIYVLLSVLLGISVISSIGFYIQTKYQMPDWWYLQPQSGTSCYDPNNAIASGFCHFVTALMLYGYLIPISLYVSIEMVKFLQAIFINRDIDMYDGESGTPAQARTSNLNEELGQVDTILSDKTGTLTCNQMDFLKCSIAGSAYGVKSSEVELAAAKQMAVDLEEEESGISAYRGPNHHGRSEIELESIVTTVDGKDEKKKVVKGFSFEDSRLMDGNWIKDPKAKDILLFLRILAICHTAIPEINEETNEITYEAESPDEIAFLVAAREFGFEFFRRNQSSIYVREGCPSPGDPVEREYKLLNLLDFTSKRKRMSVIVQDEDGQILLLCKGADSIIFDRLAKNGRAYEEVTTKHLNEYGENGLRTLALAYKRLDKAEYTSWNNEFMKAKTSIGSDREAMLEKVSDMMERDLILIGATAVEDKLQKGVPQCIDKLAQAGLKLWVLTGDKMETAINIGFACSLLRQGMKQICISINSDTLGRQDAKKAVKDDILMQITNASQMVKLEKDPHAAFALIIDGKTLTYALEEDLKNHFLGLAVDCASVICCRVSPKQKALVTRLVKEGTGKTTLAIGDGANDVGMIQEADIGVGISGVEGMQAVMASDFAIAQFRFLEKLLVVHGHWCYKRIAQMICYFFYKNIAFGLTFFYFEAVTAFSGQSIYDDWYMILFNVFVTSLPVISLGVFEQDVSSEICLQFPALYQQGPKNLFFDWYRILGWMGNGLVASAVIFVFNIAFFYRQAFRPGGQTADMTTVGTAMFTCIVWVVNCQIALTMSHFTWIQHLFIWGSIGFWYLFLLIYGLLSPSYTGNVYKILQEVLGPAPSYWTITLLVTVTCNLLYFSHISIQRCFYPMDHHVIQEIKYYKKDVRDKIMWTREKSKARQETKIGFTARVEAKIRYLRGRLHKKHLSLNSPRTAVASPS; via the exons ATGGCTCGGGGCAGAATCAGGGCTAAGTTCCGCCGCAGCAACCTCTATACATTTGCATGCCTAAGACCAACCGCTGCCGAGTCCGAGGGCCCTCAGTCTCTCCAGGGCCCGGGATTTTCCCGAATTGTCCACTGCAACGAGCCAGTTTTGCACAAGAAGAAGCCCTTGAAGTACTGTTCCAACAGCATCTCAACCACGAGGTATAATGTCATCACCTTCCTCCCGAAGGCCTTCTTCGAGCAATTCCGCCGCGTcgcaaatatatatttccttgTGGCAGCAATTTGCTCCCTGTTCTCGTTTTCTCCGTTCTCGCCCCTTAGCATGATAGCACCTCTAGTGTTTGTTCTCGGGGTTAGTATGACAAAGGAGGCCATAGAGGATTGGCATAGATTTATCCAGGACATGAAGGTTAATACCCGAAAGGTGATGGTCCACAAGGGCGGGGGTGTCTTCAGAAACAAGCAGTGGAGGAACCTTCAGGTTGGTGATGTTTTAAAAGTTGAGAAGGACAAGTTCTTTCCAGCGGACTTGCTGCTTTTGTCCTCCAGCTATGAGGATGGACTCTGCTATGTGGAAACAATGAACTTAGATGGCGAAACGAACCTAAAAGTTAAGAGGTCACTGGAGGTAACTTTAGGGTTAGATTCTGATGAGAGTTTCAAGGACTTTAAGGGAATGATTCGATGCGAAGACCCAAACCCAAGTCTGTACACTTTTATTGGGAACTTTGATTATGAACGGGAGGTTTACCCGTTGGACCCGACTCAGATCCTTCTTAGAGATTCCAAGCTCAGGAACACAGCTTTCATTTATGGGGTCGTAATCTTTACTGGCCACGACAGTAAAGTTATGCAGAACTCGACTAAGTCTCCTTCAAAGCGGAGCAGAATCGAGAGGAAAATGGATCGGATAATTTATGTTCTTCTCTCAGTTCTGCTGGGTATCTCTGTGATCAGTTCTATTGGTTTTTACATTCAAACCAAGTATCAGATGCCCGATTGGTGGTATTTACAGCCTCAGAGCGGCACTTCCTGTTATGACCCAAATAATGCCATTGCTTCGGGCTTCTGCCACTTTGTGACTGCCCTTATGCTCTATGGCTATTTAATCCCAATCTCTTTGTATGTGTCAATCGAGATGGTGAAGTTCTTGCAGGCTATCTTTATAAACCGGGATATAGACATGTATGATGGGGAAAGTGGGACCCCCGCCCAGGCGAGGACCTCTAACTTGAACGAGGAGTTGGGACAGGTTGACACCATCCTCTCGGACAAGACTGGGACATTGACCTGCAATCAGATGGACTTCCTGAAATGCTCGATAGCAGGGTCTGCTTATGGTGTTAAATCCAGTGAGGTTGAGCTTGCCGCGGCCAAGCAAATGGCCGTTGACcttgaagaagaggaaagcgGGATCTCGGCCTATCGAGGACCCAATCACCATGGCAGATCGGAGATTGAGCTCGAGAGTATTGTTACGACTGTGGATGGGAAggatgagaagaagaaggttgTGAAGGGTTTTAGCTTCGAGGACAGTCGATTGATGGATGGGAATTGGATTAAGGACCCGAAGGCGAAGGATATATTGTTATTCTTGCGGATTTTGGCCATTTGTCACACTGCAATCCCTGAAATAAATGAGGAGACGAATGAGATCACTTATGAGGCTGAGTCGCCTGATGAAATAGCTTTCCTTGTTGCGGCAAGAGAGTTCGGGTTTGAGTTCTTCAGGAGGAACCAATCCAGCATTTATGTTCGGGAAGGGTGTCCTTCTCCTGGAGATCCTGTTGAAAG GGAGTACAAACTTCTTAACTTGTTGGATTTTACAAGTAAGAGAAAGAGAATGTCTGTTATCGTGCAGGACGAGGATGGCCAGATTCTTCTTCTCTGCAAGGGTGCTGACAG CATTATATTCGATCGACTGGCAAAGAATGGGAGGGCATATGAGGAAGTCACCACAAAACATTTAAATGAATACGGAGAAAATGGGTTGCGGACGCTAGCTTTGGCGTACAAGAGGCTCGATAAGGCTGAATACACCTCCTGGAACAACGAGTTCATGAAAGCAAAGACTTCCATTGGATCTGATAGAGAGGCGATGCTCGAGAAAGTTTCTGATATGATGGAACGCGACTTGATTCTCATCGGCGCTACAGCTGTAGAggacaaattacaaaaaggg GTGCCTCAATGCATTGATAAACTCGCCCAAGCAGGTCTTAAACTATGGGTGCTCACTGGAGATAAGATGGAGACTGCAATCAATATAGG ATTCGCATGCAGTCTTCTTAGGCAGGGCATGAAGCAGATCTGTATATCTATAAATTCAGATACACTAGGCAGACAAGATGCAAAGAAG GctgtaaaagatgacattCTGATGCAAATCACGAATGCCTCGCAAATGGTGAAACTGGAGAAGGATCCCCACGCGGCAtttgccctaatcatcgatggGAAAACCCTGACCTATGCATTGGAGGAAGACTTGAAGAATCACTTCTTGGGACTAGCAGTCGACTGCGCATCGGTGATATGCTGTCGTGTCTCCCCGAAACAGAAAGCGCTG GTGACAAGACTGGTTAAGGAAGGGACGGGGAAAACCACCCTAGCGATTGGAGATGGGGCGAACGATGTTGGGATGATTCAAGAAGCTGATATTGGAGTGGGCATCAGTGGCGTTGAAGGTATGCAG GCTGTGATGGCTAGTGATTTTGCGATTGCCCAGTTTCGGTTTCTTGAGAAACTCTTGGTGGTTCACGGGCATTGGTGCTACAAAAGGATCGCTCAGATG ATATGTTACTTCTTCTACAAAAATATAGCATTCGGTTTGACATTCTTCTACTTCGAGGCTGTCACGGCTTTCTCTGGGCAATCCATTTACGACGATTGGTACATGATCCTGTTCAACGTGTTTGTTACCTCATTGCCTGTCATTTCGCTTGGGGTGTTCGAGCAGGATGTTTCCTCGGAGATCTGTTTACAG TTCCCAGCGCTTTACCAGCAAGGCCCCAAAAACCTGTTCTTTGACTGGTATAGGATACTGGGGTGGATGGGGAACGGGCTGGTTGCCTCCGCGGTAATCTTTGTCTTCAACATTGCGTTCTTCTACCGGCAGGCTTTCCGGCCAGGGGGACAGACGGCAGACATGACCACGGTGGGGACTGCCATGTTTACATGCATTGTATGGGTCGTGAACTGCCAGATTGCGCTAACAATGAGCCACTTCACGTGGATCCAGCACCTCTTCATCTGGGGTAGCATCGGGTTCTGGTACCTGTTCCTCCTGATCTATGGGCTGCTCTCCCCAAGTTACACCGGGAACGTGTACAAGATCCTGCAGGAGGTGCTGGGCCCTGCACCGAGCTACTGGACGATCACCTTGCTGGTGACGGTCACCTGCAACCTCCTCTACTTCTCCCACATATCGATCCAACGGTGCTTCTACCCAATGGACCACCATGTGATCCAGGAGATAAAGTATTACAAGAAAGATGTCCGCGACAAGATCATGTGGACCCGGGAGAAGTCCAAGGCTAGGCAGGAGACGAAGATCGGGTTCACGGCTAGGGTGGAGGCGAAGATACGGTACCTCAGAGGGCGGCTACATAAGAAGCACCTCTCGCTCAACTCGCCCAGGACGGCCGTTGCCTCCCCATCATAA
- the LOC116210207 gene encoding casein kinase 1-like protein 2, with amino-acid sequence MEPRVGNKFRLGRKIGSGSFGEIYLGTNIVSNEEVAIKLENVKTKHPQLLYESKLYKILQGGTGIPNVRWYGVEGDYNVLVMDLLGPSLEDLFNFCSRKLSLKTVLMLADQMINRIEFVHSKSFLHRDIKPDNFLMGLGRRANQVYIIDFGLAKKYRDTSTHQHIPYRENKNLTGTARYASMNTHLGIEQSRRDDLESLGFVLMYFLRGSLPWQGLKAGTKKQKYEKISEKKVSTSIEALCRGYPSEFASYFHYCRSLRFDDKPDYAYLKRLFRDLFIREGFQFDYVFDWTILKYQQSQIATPPPRAPGTGAGPSSGMPPAINSSGGEDGRVPLGWSVGDAAHRRHSGPVATSGSLSRQKNPVANDSTVSKEVMPSSSNFLRSTGSSRRAAVSSSREAGNVGTDSDLSRSRTAADVSPGAFRKISSGSAQRSSPVGSSDQQIRPTSSRNNNTTSNMKTFESTLRGIEGLHFNSSSDERVKY; translated from the exons ATGGAGCCCCGGGTCGGCAATAAGTTCCGCCTTGGCCGTAAGATCGGCAGTGGATCCTTCGGAGAGATCTATCTCG GTACTAATATTGTATCGAATGAGGAAGTTGCGATTAAGCtg GAAAATGTCAAGACGAAGCATCCGCAGTTGCTGTACGAGTCAAAGTTGTATAAAATACTTCAGGGAGGAA CTGGGATTCCGAATGTGCGGTGGTATGGTGTCGAAGGAGACTATAATGTGCTTGTGATGGATTTGCTGGGACCTAGTCTTGAAGATTTATTTAACTTCTGTAGTAGGAAATTGTCTCTTAAGACTGTTCTCATGCTTGCCGATCAAATG ATCAATCGAATTGAATTCGTCCACTCAAAATCATTTCTTCATCGAGATATCAAGCCCGACAATTTCCTTATGGGCTTAGGGAGGCGTGCCAACCAG GTTTACATCATTGATTTTGGTCTGGCAAAGAAGTATAGGGACACTTCAACTCATCAACACATTCCCTACAG AGAAAACAAGAATTTGACTGGAACAGCAAGATATGCAAGCATGAATACTCACCTTGGGATTG AGCAAAGCCGCAGGGATGATTTAGAGTCTCTTGGATTTGTTCTGATGTATTTTTTGAGAGGAAG CCTTCCTTGGCAGGGACTGAAGGCGGGGACAAAAAAGCAAAAGTATGAAAAGATCAGTGAAAAGAAAGTTTCAACTTCTATTGAG GCATTATGTCGGGGTTATCCATCTGAATTTGCATCTTACTTCCATTATTGTCGGTCATTGCGCTTCGATGACAAGCCAGATTATGCTTACCTAAAGAGGCTCTTCCGCGATCTCTTTATTCGTGAAG GCTTTCAGTTTGATTATGTGTTTGATTGGACCATCTTGAAATATCAACAGTCACAGATTGCCACGCCTCCTCCGCGTGCTCCT GGAACAGGAGCTGGACCAAGTTCTGGCATGCCTCCTGCTATTAATAGTTCGG GTGGAGAAGATGGCAGGGTTCCCCTGGGTTGGTCTGTAGGAGATGCTGCCCACAGGAGGCATTCAGGACCAGTTGCTACTAGCGGAAGTTTATCTAGGCAGAAAAATCCAGTTGCAAATGACTCTACCGTGTCCAAAGAAGTCATG CCTTCGAGTTCGAACTTCTTGAGATCGACTGGATCATCGAGGAGGGCTGCTGTCTCTAGCAGCCGTGAAGCTGGAAATGTGGGTACAGACTCAGATCTCTCTCGGTCCCGCACTGCAGCGGATGTGAGCCCTGGAGCTTTCCGCAAAATTTCTAGCGGTAGTGCCCAGAGGAGTTCACCGGTGGGATCATCTGATCAGCAGATCCGTCCAACTTCGAGTAGGAATAACAATACTACGTCCAATATGAAGACCTTCGAGTCGACCCTCAGGGGCATCGAGGGCTTGCACTTCAATAGCAGCAGCGATGAGAGGGTGAAGTACTag
- the LOC116210248 gene encoding uncharacterized protein LOC116210248, whose translation MDEEGEMDGPPGSSIPREIVFEILTRLPPNMYSLDSDNKSSLGEDCPWFNLLVPYLEPANDGIMDTWLGPRITLASRSPLGASSASSLITMSRSITPAPGNIYVGLSCTSILSRTDTNLSSRMRILFQ comes from the exons ATGGATGAGGAGGGAGAAATGGATGGTCCGCCTGGCAGCTCCATTCCAAGAGAGATCGTGTTCGAGATACTGACGAGACTCCCG CCGAACATGTACTCTTTGGACAGCGACAATAAGTCGAGCCTCGGGGAGGACTGCCCATGGTTCAATCTGCTTGTACCCTATCTTGAACCTGCCAATGACGGAATCATGGACACATGGCTAGGACCACGCATCACCCTTGCTTCCCGCAGTCCGTTGGGGGCCTCATCTGCCTCGAGTTTAATTACCATGTCGAGATCTATAACCCCAGCACCAGGGAACATATATGTAGGACTTTCTTGCACTTCAATCCTGTCGAGAACCGACACAAATCTTTCCAGTCGCATGAGGATACTATTCCAATAA